CATCTGAAGCCGGCCCAGGCCGCTGCCGGCCAGCCGACGGAACCGCTCTCCACCCCCTCCCGCTAGCCGGCGCCCGGGCGGCGGCCCGCCGCCCCGGTTCGCCTTCCCTCCCCGCGCAGCCCCAAACCTTCCACCGGCCCCGTCCGGAGGCCGGGCGAAAGCCGGCACCGCCCCGCCGGGAGAGATCCGTACACCTCGGGCCGGCGCGGATCGAATTCGCCTCCCGAGCGGAAGGAGTCCGACGAAGCGCGTCGAACATGGCGTCAAATCCTCCGGAACTCGGTTTCCGCATAGGAAACCGCGCCCGTCAGGAGGTGTCTCCCTCGCCGACTCCGCCCATCGGCTCGCTGGCCCGGGCGCTCCGGCTGCTGGAGCAGTTCACCGCGCGCCAGGACGTCTGGGGCGTCCGCGAGCTGGCGCTGGCCACGGGCATGAGCAAGGCCACCGTCTCCAAGGTGATGGCCACGCTGCGCGCGTACGGCTACGTCGTCCAGGACCCGGTCAGCCGGCGCTACCGGCTGGGGCCCGCCTTCATCTCGCTGGGACGCGTGGCCTCGCGGAAGCTGAACGTGGTCGGCGCCGCGCGGCCGCTCCTGGAGCGGCTGGCGGCCGAGACCGGGGAGACGGCGGTGCTCATGCTCCGCGCCGGCATGCGCTCGGTCTGCGTGGCGACGGCCGAGGCGCCGCAGCCCATCCGGGTGGCGGCCACCGTCGGCCGCTACGCCTCGCTTCACGCGGGCGCCTCCAACAAGCCGATCCTGGCCTTTCTCGGCGACGAGGAGATCGAGGAGTACATCGCCTCGCCCTTCTTCGTGCCGCGAGGGCCGCGCTCCATCGCGGAGGCGGAGGCGCTGCGGGCCCATCTGGCCGAGATCCGGCAGAGGGGCTTCGCCACCAGCGAATCCGAGGTGGAGCCGGGGGTGAGCGCCTGCGGCGCCCCCGTCTTCGACGCCGCGGGCGAGGTGGTGGGCGCCGTCAGCATCACCGGGCCCTCGGACCGGCTGAACGGCGAGGCGATGGCGGCGGCGGCCGGATACGTCCGGCGGGCGGCGGAGGATCTCAGTCGCGCGCTCGGCTGGCGCGGCGAGAATGGCCGCGCGCGGGGGGCGGAAGAGCGGTCCGGAGAGATCGAAGGAGGCGGGGTCTATGTGGCGGCGACTGGGCCGCACCGGGCTGGTGGCGGTCGCGCTGGCGGCGCTGCTCCTGGCCGGCTGCGGCGGAGGTAGCAGTAGCAGTAGCGGGAACGCCGGCAGCAGCGGCGGCACGGGTCAGCAGCAGAGCACGGGGGCGGGGACGGCTTCCTCGCAGGCGGGCGGCACGATCACCATCGGGATCAACGCCGATCCGCCCAACCTCGATCCCGCGGGATCGACGGCGCTGGTCGACCGGTACGTGCAGAACAGCATCTTCGACAAGCTCTACGACGTGGACGCCAACCTGAAGGTGGTGCCGGTGCTGGCGGCCAGCCTGCCGGAGATCTCCGCCGACGGGAAGACGTACACCATCCACTTGCGCCAGGGGATCCAGTTCACCGACGGGACGCCCTTCAACGCCGACGCGGTGATCTACAACCTGAAGCGGTACATGAGCCCCGACTCGGCACGGCATTCGGAGCTCTCCTTCGTCTCGGACGTGCAGAAGGTGGACGATTACACGGTCCGCATCGTGCTCTCCAAGCCCTTCAGCCCGCTCCTCTACACCCTGACCGACCGGGCGGGGATGATGGGCTCGCCCGCGGCCATTCAGAAGGAGGGGGCCAACTTCGGCCAGCACCCGGTGGGCACCGGGCCGTTCATGTTCGAGAGCCGCATCAAGGGCGACCAGATCGTGCTCGTCCGCAACCCGCACTACTGGCAGAAGGGGCTGCCGAAGGCGGATAAGGTCGTCTGGAAGGTGGTCACCGACGACAACGTCAAGGTGGTCAACCTGAAAGCGGGCCAGCTGGACATCATCGACACGGTGCCGGCCCAGTCGGTGGGCGACCTCCAGTCCAACTCCGCCTTCCGTGTCGACATCGGGCCCGGCCTCGGCTTCCAGGGGCTCTATCTGAACGTCCAGCAACCGCCCTTCAACAACGTCTACCTGCGGCGCGCCGTCGACCTGGCCATCGACCGGGCGGCCCTGGTGAAGGTGGTCTTCGGCCAGACCGCGGATCCGGGCTACGGGCCCTTCCCGGCGGGCACCCCGGCGGAGGCCGCTTCGGGCACGCCGCCGGCGGTCGACCTGGCCAAGGTGAAGCAGCTGCTGGCCCAGGGCGGCCACCCCAATGGCTTCACCTTCACGCTCAAGATCGCCACCTCCCCGGTCAACCAGCAGGTGGCCCAGGTGCTGAAGAACATGCTGGCGCAGGCGGGCATCACCATGAACATCCAGCAGGAGGAGTTCGGGACGTTGCTGGACGACTCGACGAAGCATAACTTCCAGGCCAGCGCCCTGGGCTGGAGCGGCCGTCCCGACCCCGACGGCAACATCTACAGCTGGTTCTACACGGGCGGATCGCTCAACGACTCGGGCTACTCCAACCCCAAGGTGGACCAGCTGCTCGACCAGGCGCGGGCGACCAGCGACATGACCCAGCGGGTGGCGCTCTACACGCAGGTGATGGAGATCATCCACCAGGACGTGCCGTACGTCTACCTGTACTTCCCGAAGAACGTGAAGGCGTTCACCGCCCAGCTGAAGGGCTTCGTCAACGTGCCGGACGGGATCATCCGGACCGCCCAGCTGGGCAAGTGAGTTCATGAGGGGCGCCTGCGCGCCGGCTCCCGCCCCGCCTCCGGCGGGCGGGGCCGGCCGCCGCCCCCGGGGGATGCGACCATGTGGACCCACTTCCTGAGGCGCCTGATGCTCGCCATTCCGGTGCTCTTCCTGGTGAGCGTCATGGTCTTCAGCCTCATCCACCTCATCCCGGGCGATCCGGGCCGGACCATCCTCGGCCCCGAGGCGACGCCCGACGCCGTGCGCGCCTTCGACCACCGCCTGGGGCTCGACCGGCCGCTGCCGGAGCAGTACCTGCGCTGGCTCCTGCGGGTGCTGCATGGCGACCTGGGCAACTCGCTGGTGGACGGCACGCCGGTCAGCCTCCTGATCGCCCAGCGCCTGCCGGCGACGGCCGAGCTGGCGGTGGGCGCGCTGCTGCTGGCGATGCTCCTGGCCATCCCGGCCGGCATCCTGAGCGCCACACGCCAGGGAGGCTGGGGCGACGCGGCGGGGACCTTCCTCTCGCTGGCCGGGCTCTCGCTGCCGCAGTTCTGGCTGGGGCTCTTGCTCATCCTCTACTTCGCCGTCCGCCTTCACTGGCTGCCGGCCTCGGGCTACGTCCCCTTCTTCCAGGACCCCGTCCAGAACCTGAAGACCATGCTCCTGCCCATCGTGGTGACGGGCCTGCGCGAGACGGCGGTGACCATGCGCATGATGCGCTCGAGCCTCCTGGACGTGCTCGACCAGGACTACGTCCGGACCGCGCGCGCCAAGGGCCTCCCGCCCGGCGCGGTCATCCTGCGCCATGCCACGCGGAATGCGTTGATCCCGGTGGTCACCACCAGCGGCCTGCAGCTGGCGGGCCTGCTGGGCGGGCTGGTGATCACGGAGACCATCTTCGTCATCCCGGGCTTCGGCCGCCTGATCGTGGACAGCATCCTCAACCGCGACTTCGTCACCCTGCAGGGGGCGGTGCTGGTCTCGGCCGTCCTGGTCATCGCGGTCAACTTCCTCGTCGACCTCCTCTACACGGTGCTGGATCCGCGCATCCAGCTGGCGAGGGGGGCGCGCGCATGATGGAGCCGCGACCGATGGACGTCCCGGCCGCCGAGGCGGGTGCCGCCGGCGGCGCCGTGGCCCGGCCGGTGCGGTCCGCGCGCTTGGGCCTGGCCCTGCGCCGCTTCGCCCGCAACCGGCTGGCCGTCTTCGGGGCGGTGGTCGTCCTCCTGCTGGTCGTCACCGCGGCGCTGGCACCCTGGCTGGCTCCGCACAGCCCCTACGCGCAGGACTACCAGGCGCTCCTCCAGCCGCCCTCGGCCGCCCACCCGCTGGGCACCGACGACCTGGGCCGGGACGAGCTGGCGCGCCTCATCTATGGCGCCCGCATCTCGCTCGAGGCGGGCCTCATCTCCGTCGGCCTGGCCGTGGCCATCGGTCTTCCGCTGGGGCTCTTCTCCGGCTACGTGGGAGGCTTCTGGGACGAGGTGGTGATCGGCCGCCTGACCGACGCCATGCTGGCCTTCCCCTCGCTCATCCTCGCCCTGGCCATCGCCGCCGTGCTGGGCCCCAACCTGACCAACGCCATGGTGGCCATCGGCATCAGCATGGCGCCCAATTACGTCCGCCTGATCCGCGGCCAGGTGCTGGCCGAGCGGGAGCGCGAGTACGTCGAGGCGAGTCGCGCGCTGGGCGCCGGCGTCGGCCGCCAGATCTTCCGCCACATCCTGCCCAACGTGCTCAGCCCGCTGCTGGTCCAGGCCTCGCTGGGCGTCGCCTCGGCCGTCATCGCCGAGGCCAGCCTCAGCTACCTGGGGCTGGGCACGCAGCCGCCGACGCCCAGCTGGGGCTCCATGCTCCGCACCGCCCAGGGCTACCTGACGACGGCGCCCTGGCTCTCGTACTATCCGGGCCTGGCCATCTTCCTGGTGGTCCTGGCCATCAACCTGGTCGGGGACGGCCTGCGCGACCTGCTCGACCCGCGCCAGAGACGGCGCGTCTGAGCCGGCCGGGCGGGGCCCGGCCCGCCCTCAGGCGCCCGTCAGCGCCTCCCGGTAGGCCGCCAGGGGGTCGCCCGGCATCGGCCAGCCCGCCTCGCGCAGGAGCGCGGCCAGCGCCGCGACGAAGCGCTCGCCCTTCTCCGGGCGGGCGTTCTCGCCCATGTGGCCCGCGCGCCAGACGAGGCCGGCCGCCGGCCCCCAGCTCCCCGCCATCATCACGCCGTACCCGCTCCAGAGCCGCTCGCGCAGCTCGGCCTCGCGCGGCCGGAGCGGCTCGGGGACAAGCCAGGCGGTGACCGAGGGGGAGGCCGCCGCCTCCCGCGGGTAGAGCTCCAGGCCGGCCGCGCGCACGGCCGCCCGCATCGCCCGCGCCAGGCGCTCGTGGCGGGCCAGGCGCTCCCCCTCCGGCTCGTCCAGCGCCCGCCGGGCCGCCTCGTGGAGCGCGTAGACGTCCGAGGTGGAGGGCGTATAGGGGAAGATCCCCTGGCCCAGCCACTCCTCGTGCCATCGCCAGAGGTTGAGGTAGACGCCGGGGACGGGGCGCCGGCGCCGGCGCATCCGCTCCCAGGCGGCCGGGCTGACGCTGAGGAAGGCCAGCCCCGGCGGCGCCGAGAGCGCCTTCTGCGAGCCGCCCAGGACCACGTCCGCCCCCCAGGCGTCGCTCTCCAGCGGCGCCGCCCCGATGGCCGAGACGCTGTCCATGACGGTCAGGATGCCGTGGCGCTTCAGGACCGGCAGGAGCCGGTCGACGGGGTTGAGGAGCCCCGTGGGCGTCTCGCAGTGGACCAGGGTGGCCAGGGCGAAGCCCTCCGGCTGGCGCGCCAGGAAGCTCTCCAGTCTCCCGGCGTCCAGTGGCTCCCGGTCGTCCGCCTCGAAGAGCGTCACCTCCGCCCCCCAGTCGCGGGCGAAGTCGGCGAAGCCCCGCCCGTAGAGCCCGTTGGCCAGGCAGAGGACGCGGTCGCCCGGCTCCACCAGCGAGGCGACGGCCGCCTCCAGCCCCAGCAGGCCCTCGCCCGCCAGGATGAGGACGTCGTTCGAGGTGTGCATCAGCTCGCCCAGCCGCCGGCAGGTCGTCCGGTAGAGGCGGGCGAAGTCGGGGTCGAGATCCGAGTTGGCCACGGGCAGGGCCATGGCGCGCCGGACCTCCTCCGCCACCTCGGTGGGGCCCGGGGTGAAGACCAGCCGCTCTTCCAGGCGTCGCGCGAAGCCCAGCGGATCGTGGCCGGCGTCGTCGTTCATGGGCCGCTCCTCCCTTCGTCGGGCGGCCCGGCCGCCCGCGCACGGCGCGGAGGGGCCGGAGCCCGGGATCGGCTTCGCCGCCGGCGCGGCCAGCCCTCCCCGCGGCGCCCGGCGTGCGCGGCGGTAGGATGGCGGCGGAGGGGAGGGAAACGATGGGCGCATCCTGGAGCGCCTGGACGGCCGACGGGCTCCTCATCTACTTCGTCTACGGGCTGGCCTTCTTCTCCACCGGCCTCCTCATCGCCGCCCAGAACCTGCGCGCCAGCCGCCTCCGGCTCAGCCGCGCCATCTGGTACCTGGCGCTCTTCGCCCTCTTCCACGCGCTCTCGGAGTGGGCGAACGTCTTCGTACCGCTCCAGGCGGGGCGGCTGGGCGCGGCGGCGAGCGGCCTGCTGCACGGCCTGCAGCTGGCCGTGGTGGTCGTCTCCTTCCTGTTTCTCGTCGAGTTCGGGGTGACGCTGCGCGCCGAACAGCAGGGCGGCGACGGGCGCGGGCGGTGGCTCCCCCTGCCCCTGGGCCTGGCCTGGGCCGCCGCCTTCCTGGCGGCCGGCGTCCTCTATACGGGAACGGGCCAGCGGTGGCTGGCCGCCGGCTACCTGCTGGCCGAGCTCCTGCTGCTCGGGCCGGGGGCGCTCCTCTCCGCGTTCGCGCTGGTCCAGGAGGCGCGGCGCATCGGCGCAGAGGCCGAGGCGGGCGCGCCGGAGAGCCGCCAGGTGCTCCGGCGGGTGGCGGCGAGTCTCCGCTGGACGGCCGGCTGCCTCCTGGGCTGGGCCGCGGTCCCGGAGCTGCTGGAGTCGCTCGACCCCTTCAGCGGCGGCCTGGGACGCGGTCCTGTGGCGGCCGCCCTGGACGTGCTGGCGGTCCCCGCCGGAACGGGCATCGCGGTCTTCACCCTGCGGACACTGGAGATCTTCCGCGTCGAGGAAGAGCGCCGCCTCGAGCAGCTGGAGCAGTCCAACGCGCTGATGCGCGAGCGGAACCGGATCGCCTCCGACCTCCACGACGGGGCGGTCCAGATCCTCTACGCCATCGGCATGGAGGCCGACGCGGCGCTCCTGGCGCGCCGCGGCCAGGAAGAGCACCTCGCCGTCATCAAGGATCTGGCGCAGAAGGGGATCGCCGAGACCCGCGCCGTCATCCGGGAGATGCGCCAGATCCCCTGGAACGGCGCCTCGCTGGGCGAGGCGCTGCGGCGCCTGCCCGCCGAGGTGGCGCTGCCCGCCCTGCCGGAGGTGGAGGTGGAGGTGGAGGTGCACGGCGAGGAGGGCCCGCTTCCCGTGGAGGTGCGCAGCCTCCTCTACCGGGTGGCGCGCGAGGCCTTCGTCAACGCCTGCAAGCACTCCGGCGGCCGGCGCGTCCGGCTCGCCCTGGAGTTCGGCCCGGAGGCGGTCCGCCTGGCCGTCAGCGACGACGGCCGCGGCATCGACGAGGCAGCGCGGCGGAAGATGCTGACCGACTCGGGCCACTTCGGCCTCAGCGGCCTCGCCGCCCGCCTGGCGGAGCTGAACGGGAGCCTGGAGATCGCCGACCGCCCGGGCGGGGGCGCCGTCGTCCTCGCCTCGATCCCCCTGGGCGGCGGCCAGGAAGGGGTGGCACGGCGATGATCCGTCTCCTGCTGGTGGACGACCACGAGGTGGTGCGGCGCGGCCTGCGCTCCATCCTCCAGGTGGATCCCGAGCTGGAGGTGGCCGGCGAGGCGGCGACGGCCGAGGAGGCGCTGGAGCAGGCGCGCCGTCTCCGCCCGAACGTGGTGCTGCTGGACCTGCGCCTGCCCGGCGCCGGCGGCCTGGAAGCCTGCCGGCGCCTCCTGGCGGAGGAGCCGGAGGTCCGCGTCATCATCCTCTCTGCCTTCGACCAGCTGGAGGACATCCGCCAGGCCTTCCTGGCCGGGGCCCGCGGCTACGTCCTGAAGAACGCCGACGGGGGCAGCCTCATCCGCCATATCCGCGCGGTGGCCGCGGGCGAGGTGATCCTCGACCCGCAGCTGACCGGGCGCGTCATGAACCTGATGCGCCCGCCGACCGAGGGAACGGAGCCGCTGACGGAGCGGGAGCTGGAGGTGGTGCGCCTGGTGGCGGCGGGCCTGACCACGCGCGAGATCGCGCGCCGCCTCTACCTGCACGAGAACACCGTCAAGACCCACGTCCAGCACGCCATGAGCAAGCTGGGCGCGGCCAACCGCGCCGAGCTGGCCGCCGAGGCGACCCGCCGGGGGCTGGTTTGAGGTCCCGTCGAGGGCGGGCGGCGGGCTGCGGATGCGCAGGGGGGGGCGGCCGGGGCCGCCCCCCCCCTTTCTCTCCTGTTCCCGCCCGACCCCGGCCGGGCGAGGCGGGCCCGTCGCTGCGGCCTCGCCCTCACCGGGCGGCGGTGGCTCCGCGCCGCTCTTCCCGGGCCTGGACGGGACGGCCGGTCGTGCGCAGGACGTGGCTGAAGAGGTAGCCGGCCACGGCCGCCAGCCCGGCGTACGAGACGTAGAGCAGCGCCAGGGCGACTCCGGGGTTGCTGCTGGTGACCAGCCAGCTGTTGACCGGCGCCAGGTAGGCCTGGTCGCCACCTTCCACGCCCAGCGCCTGCGGCACGAAGAAGAGGACTGCACCCGCCAGAACCAGCCCGCTCACCCAACGATAGGCGCGCAGGTCGTCGTCGGCGTCGCGCGTCAGCTTGACGGCCAGCGCACCGAAGAGGAGGACCGCTGCCAGCGAGCCGGTCAGCGGCAGGTCGGCGCCGCGCACCAGGTCGGGGAAGAAGCAGACGACGCTGACGGCGAAGGTGAGCACCAGCACCAGGTCGCGCGAGAGCACGTAGAGCATCCACCAGACGTCGGCGGCGAAGCGGAGGGTGAACTTCCTGAGCATGCGCAGCATGTAGGGCCGCGCCAGCTGGAGGATGAGCGCCAGAGCCCAGAGGGCGGGCATGGCGGCGATCAGCGTCTGGACCAGCCAGTCGTGGCCTGCCGCCACCAGCGTCTGACTGAGCAGGTCGCTCAGCTTCTCCGGGGTCATCGTCCTCGTCCCCCTTTCGGAAGCAGGGTGGAGCGGGTCCGCCAGCGCGGCCGCGAGCCCCACGGGTTGGAGAGCGTCGTGCGGCGGGCCGTGGCGCGGGTGTAGCTGGAAAGCGGATGCCAGGCTCCGTCCTCCTCCGGCTCGGCCGCCTGCGGCCCCTGCGAAGGGGCCAGGGCCACCGGCCCGTCGACGCGCTCGATGGTGATGATGTTGACCGGGCATTCCTGGGCGCAGATCATGCAGCCCGTGCACTCGCCCACCTGGATGGGGAAGACCGTCATCCACGGGTAGGGGGCCTCTCCGGGGGCGACTTCCTGCCGGGAGCCGTCCCGGCCCTCCGGGCCGGCGAAGCGGGGCCGGGTCATGTCCAGCGCTCGCACCGGGCAGACGTCCATGCAGACGCCGCACTGGATGCAGGCCGAGCCGTTGCTCCGGAACCGGTAGGCCACCGTCCTCATCCCCTCAGCGCCCGGGCGCGCGCGCCGGGCGTGCGCAGGCTGTAGGCGGCGGCCCAGGCGCCCAGCACCACCATCAGGACGAGCGAGACGTAGGTCAGCACCAGGGCCACGCCGGGGTTGCCCGACGTGGTCAGCCAGGCGGCCAGCGGTCCCACGCCGCGGAAGGAGCTGGCCTGGACCCCCAGGAAGGTGGGCACCAGGTAGAGCAGCGAGCCGGCGGCCACCAGCCAGGTGACCCGGCGGAAGGCGACCGGATCTTCGTCCACGTCGCTCGTCAGCTTCACCACCAGCGAGGCGAAGAGCGCGACCGTGGCAAGCGAACCGGTCAGCGGCAGGGCGTTCCCCTCCACCACGTCCGGGAAGAAGAACATGAAGCTCAGCACCAGGGTGACGACCGAGATCAGGTCGCGGACGAGGACGTAGAGGACCCACCAGAGATCGGCCGCCATGCGCAGCGAGAACTTCTGGAGCATCTGAAGCATGTAGGGCCGGGCCAGCTGGAGCGCCAGCACCAGGAGCCAGAGCACCGGCAGCGCCGCCGCCAGCGTGCCCTCCAGGAACTGCTCGCCCGCTCCCATCACCACGCCCTGGACGACCTGGGCGATCTGGTCGGGGGACACGGGACCTCACCTCCGCCATCGTCGTAGCTCCAGGCAGGGGGCCGGCGCCTCCTCCGGCCGGCCAGAGGTGGCGCCGCGGGAGGACTGGGGCCTTTGGCGGAGGCGGCTCACCCGAAGGGGTATCACCCGCCCCCGCCGCTCCTACCGGACGGTAGGCAGGAGCCCGTCCGCGGCCGCGGTAGCCGATCGGGCGGGAGGAGGGCGGCTATGCAGCGGGTGGCCATCGTCAGCGACAGCGCCTGCGACCTGCCGGCCGGGCTGGCCGCGGATCTGGGGATCGAGCTGGCGCCCGTCCACACCATCATCGACGGGCGGGACTACCGCGACCGGGTAGACATCCCGGTGCGCGAAGCCTACCGGGCGCTGGTGGAGCGGCGTGCGGTCAGCACGGCGGGCGCCTCGGGGCAGGACTTTCTGGAGGCTTACCAGCGGGCTCTGGAGCGGGCGGAGAGCGTGATCTGCCTCTCCATCGGACCCTCGCTCAGCGTCACCTACCGGAACGCGCTGGCTGCGCGCGAGCTCCTGGAGGAGGCCGACATCACGGTGGTGGACAGCCGCTCGGTGCTGGCCCCGCAGGGGCTGGTGGCGCTGGCGGCCGCCCGGGCGGCGCGCGAGGGCGCCGGCCGGGAGGAGGTGCTGGCGCTGATCGAGCGCCTCATCGATCGGACGCACATGTTCTTCACCGCCGACACGCTGGAGTTCATGGCCCGGGGCGGCCGCCTACGCATGCTGGAGGAGGAGCTCGGCTCGCTGGAAGGCCAGCGGCCGGTGCTGCGCGTGGCCGCCGACGGCTGGCACGCCGTGGGCAAGGCGCCCTCGCGCGAGGCGAGCATCGAGGAGTGCCTGCGGCGGATGCACGCCGACCTGCAGGCCATGGGCTGGCGGCCGGGCCATCCCCTGCGCGTGGTGGTGGACCAGGCGCTCTGCGAGGAGGAGGCGGAGGCGCTCCTGGAGCGGCTTCGCCGCGAGTACCGGGTGGAGGAGGGCTTCCTCTGGGAGGTGAGCCCCACCGCCGGCGTCCACCTCGGGCCGGGGATGCTGGGGGTCGCCTACCAGCTGCTCTAGCCGGATCCCGCGGCGGCGTCCGGCGCGCTCATTCTTCCCGCTCCGGCCCCTCCTGGGGGGCGCCGTCCTCCCGCCGTTCGCCGCTCGGTTCGCCCGGGCCTGGGGAGGGGGACCGCGTCGCCTGGTGGTGGCGGAGGGCCGGAGGTCGCGGGGAGGCTGCCGACCCGGCGCCTGCGGAACCGTCGCCCAGCGCGACGAGAGCCGGGGCCGTGCTGACGGCGGGCAGGGGCTCGGCGCGGAAGGCCGGCGCCACCGCCCAGCGGACCAGCTGCGCCCCGAGAAGCCCGGCCAGGCCGGACAGGAGCAGGGCCGCCAAAAGCCCGCCGGCCGCCAGGCGCCCGCGGCGCTCCGCCTGTCGCCTCCTGCCCTCTCCCGCCTGCGACCGCATCCCGGCTCCTCCCCTCCGCCACCTCGCCCTGCGGGACGGCTCCCGCCCGTTCTCTCTTTCGCCCGTCGCGGCCGCCCCTCAAGGCCGGCGGCGACCCCGAGGGAGCCGCCGGCCTCCCGCCTCCGCGCCGCTCAGCGGAACATGGCGCCCCAGGAGCGGCTCCTCCCCCAACCCAGCTGCCGGAGGAGGACGGCCACCATCACGGCCAGGGCGGTGACGGTCCGCGGTGTGGGCCCGTGGAAGGCCAGGAGGAGCAGCCCCGCCGGGAAGCCGACGTAGCCGACGAAAGGCATGCGTCGCGTCAGGAGGGCGGCCAGCGCCCCCAGCGCCGCCGCAGGCACCATCTCGTAGGGCGCCAGCACGAAGAGCGTCCCCAGCGCGGCCGCCAGCCCGCGCCCGCCGCGGAAGCGCGTGTAGAGAGGCCAGTTGTGGCCGGCCGTGGGCGCCACCGCCACGGGCACGAGCCACCAGCCCTCCAGCCCCGTCAGCCGCGCCAGAAGGAGCGGCAGCGCGCCCTTGGCCATGTCCGCCAAGAGGACCGTCATCCCGGCCAGAGGGCCCGCCAGGCGCCAGGCCGCATTGCCGCCAGGGTTCTCCCCCAGCTCCTCCGGCGACCGCCCGCGCACGCGGCGCACCACCCAGCGCGCCGGCAGGAGCGAGCCGAGCAGGTAACCGAGGAGGGTCAAGCCCGCCGTCCAGAGTCCGTTCTGCACAGGTCACCTCCGCCTCTCGCCGGCCTGCCGCCCCGCGGGACGGGGGTGCCGAGCGCCTCAACCCCTCCCCGCCGGCTCGACGTACCAGGCCAGCGCCAGCGCGCCCGGGCCCGTGTACGCACCGATCACCGGCGTCATGGGCGCCGTCCAGAGCTCCGTCGGGCGCAACCGCTCCAGCCGGCGCCGCGCCTCCTCCGCCAGCCCGGCGTTGGCGGCGTGGAGGACGGCGGCGTGCAGGCGGGCGCCCTCGCCGCCCCCCTCCGTCTCCACCTCCCGCTCCACGTGCTCCAACATCCGCTCCAGCCCCGCCTCCAGGCTGCCGACCGCCCCCGCGGGGAGGAGGCGCCCGTGCCGCAGCGCGATCACCAGGCGGACGCCCAGCCCCCCGGCGGCCCGGGCGGCCAGCCACGGGACGCGCCCGCTCCGCGCCACATACTCCAGCGTCTCCAGCACGCCCTCGAAGCGGACGCGCCGGCGCAACTCCAGCACGCGCCGCCGCACCGCCTCCGCGCCCTCGCCGCGGCCCGCCGCCCGCGCCGCGGCGGTGGCCAGGAGCGCCTGCGCCCCGGCCGCCGTGCGCGTGTCCACCACCTCCACGCGCGGTGGCCCCGCCTCCTCCTCCAGGCGGGCGGCAGCCATCCGCACGGTGCGGGCGGTGCCGCTGAGACGCCCGTGCACCGCCAGAAAGAGGACCCGCTCGGCACGCTCCGCCAGCCCTTTCAGGAAGCGGTGCGCCTCCCCGGCGGAGGGCTGCGAGGTGAGCGCCCGGCCCCCGCTCTGGACCAGCCGGAGGTAGAAGGCCGCGGGGCTCAGGTCGATCCCGTCGCGGTAGCTCACCCCGTCCAGGGTGACGGTCAGCGGCAGGACGGCGACGCCCAGCTCGCCGGCCAGCTCGGCCGGCAGGGCGGCCACGCTGTCCGTCGCCACGGCCAGCGGCTCCACGGTCCGCCTCACCCTCGCCTCCATTCCACCCCGCGCCGCCGAACTCCTGGGCGCCGGCCGCCGCCGCCCGCGCCAGCCCGGCGGCCCGGCGCGGAGCCCGTGCGCCTCCTGCCGGGAGGGGCTCGCCCACCCCTTCGTCGAACTCGACCCGCGGCGTCGCCCGATGGACGCCGAAGGGCCGGGTACGGGCGGCACGACTCCGCCCTCCGGGCCGGCGGGGATGCGGGGAGGCCGATGAGCGAAAAGGCGAGAGCCAAGCGCGGGCGGCCGCAGCCGGGCGCCCGTCCGCCGGCGCTGCGGGCGGCCGCCTGGGTTTCGGCCGTCTTCAACCCCTACACCGACCTGACGCTCTGGCTCGCCGCCAGCGCCTGGCTGGCGCCCGCCGGCCGCCGGGCCGCCCTGGCCGCCTGGCTGGCGGCCGTCCTTCTCCCCCTCTCGGTGCTCGCCGCCGGGCGGAGGCGGGGCTGGTGGAGCCATCCGGATCTCGTCGAC
The DNA window shown above is from Bacillota bacterium and carries:
- a CDS encoding 4Fe-4S binding protein; the protein is MAYRFRSNGSACIQCGVCMDVCPVRALDMTRPRFAGPEGRDGSRQEVAPGEAPYPWMTVFPIQVGECTGCMICAQECPVNIITIERVDGPVALAPSQGPQAAEPEEDGAWHPLSSYTRATARRTTLSNPWGSRPRWRTRSTLLPKGGRGR
- a CDS encoding DegV family EDD domain-containing protein, which encodes MQRVAIVSDSACDLPAGLAADLGIELAPVHTIIDGRDYRDRVDIPVREAYRALVERRAVSTAGASGQDFLEAYQRALERAESVICLSIGPSLSVTYRNALAARELLEEADITVVDSRSVLAPQGLVALAAARAAREGAGREEVLALIERLIDRTHMFFTADTLEFMARGGRLRMLEEELGSLEGQRPVLRVAADGWHAVGKAPSREASIEECLRRMHADLQAMGWRPGHPLRVVVDQALCEEEAEALLERLRREYRVEEGFLWEVSPTAGVHLGPGMLGVAYQLL
- a CDS encoding glycerol-3-phosphate acyltransferase; amino-acid sequence: MTLLGYLLGSLLPARWVVRRVRGRSPEELGENPGGNAAWRLAGPLAGMTVLLADMAKGALPLLLARLTGLEGWWLVPVAVAPTAGHNWPLYTRFRGGRGLAAALGTLFVLAPYEMVPAAALGALAALLTRRMPFVGYVGFPAGLLLLAFHGPTPRTVTALAVMVAVLLRQLGWGRSRSWGAMFR
- a CDS encoding DegV family EDD domain-containing protein; translation: MRRTVEPLAVATDSVAALPAELAGELGVAVLPLTVTLDGVSYRDGIDLSPAAFYLRLVQSGGRALTSQPSAGEAHRFLKGLAERAERVLFLAVHGRLSGTARTVRMAAARLEEEAGPPRVEVVDTRTAAGAQALLATAAARAAGRGEGAEAVRRRVLELRRRVRFEGVLETLEYVARSGRVPWLAARAAGGLGVRLVIALRHGRLLPAGAVGSLEAGLERMLEHVEREVETEGGGEGARLHAAVLHAANAGLAEEARRRLERLRPTELWTAPMTPVIGAYTGPGALALAWYVEPAGRG